The Elusimicrobiota bacterium genome has a segment encoding these proteins:
- a CDS encoding ABC transporter ATP-binding protein has protein sequence MTENNLSIKTVNLNKTFNNLTAVKNINLEINAGEIFAFLGPNGAGKTTTVKLLCGLLRPTSGEIYICGKKASKNSLEIKKIIGLVPDHPFIYPKLKGVEFLQLIGDVYNVSADEQKERIPELFKTFALEEASLDLIETYSLGMRQKLVICSVLLHKPRILILDEPLVGLDPKSARLVKDIFHGLARRGTTVFMCTHILEIAEKLATKIGIIHKGELIALGTKEEIRAKTTNTGTLEDIYLELTGGFEYSEILKFL, from the coding sequence ATGACAGAAAATAATTTAAGCATTAAAACTGTCAACCTTAACAAAACCTTCAATAATCTTACAGCCGTAAAAAACATAAATCTTGAAATCAACGCAGGTGAAATTTTTGCTTTCCTGGGCCCCAACGGCGCGGGCAAAACTACTACAGTAAAACTGCTTTGCGGCCTTCTGCGGCCTACCTCAGGTGAAATTTACATCTGCGGGAAAAAGGCATCGAAAAACAGCTTGGAAATAAAAAAAATTATCGGACTGGTACCGGATCATCCATTTATCTACCCCAAACTTAAAGGCGTGGAATTTCTCCAGCTTATCGGCGATGTTTATAATGTCAGTGCCGATGAACAGAAAGAAAGAATACCCGAACTTTTTAAAACCTTCGCTCTGGAAGAAGCGTCTTTAGATCTGATAGAAACTTATTCGCTCGGAATGAGGCAAAAACTGGTTATATGCAGTGTTTTACTGCATAAACCCCGGATCCTTATCCTTGATGAACCGCTGGTAGGGCTGGACCCGAAAAGCGCGAGGCTTGTTAAGGATATTTTCCACGGGCTTGCCCGGCGGGGTACAACAGTTTTTATGTGCACACATATCCTGGAAATAGCGGAAAAACTCGCAACAAAAATCGGGATAATCCACAAAGGTGAGCTTATTGCTTTAGGCACCAAGGAAGAAATCCGCGCAAAAACTACAAATACCGGCACGCTTGAAGATATTTATCTCGAACTTACCGGCGGTTTTGAATACTCCGAAATTTTAAAATTCTTATAA